The DNA region GAGCGGGCTCAGGCTCCCCGTGACCGCAGCCCATCCGACCAGTGGAGGGAACGAGCCCGCAGCGCCACCGATGACGATGTTGTGCCACGTCCGCCGCTTCAGCACCAGCGTGTACACGATCACATAGAACACGAGCCCGGCAAGGGCAAGCATCGCAGCTAGGAGGTTGGCCGCCCAGGTGAGAATGATGAACGACAGGAGCGCGAGCACCAGGCCGAAGATGAGCGCGCTGGTCGGCGGGACCTCGCGCGTGACGGTGGGACGTTTGGACGTGCGGCCCATCCGAGCGTCCACGTCAACGTCAATGGCCATGTTGATCGCGTTGGCTGCGCCTGCTGCCATGTAGCCACCGACGAGCACAGCGAGGAGCAAGCCGCTCCCGGGCCAGCCCTGCGCCGCCGCGAACATCGCGGCAACCGTCGTGAACAGCAGCAGGCTGATCACACGCGGCTTGGTGAGCAGCAGGTAGCTACGCCATGTCGCCCTACTCGCTGTAGGGGTCTCGGGAGCAGGCGGCACGTCCGTGGAGTGCTCTGTGCGAGGAACGTGCTCCAGCATGGCGGATGCCGAGAACAGCAGCAGCACGATCCACATCGCGTCTGCAACGACCAGGTGCACCATCTGAAGCCAGTGCGGCGTGAACAGCGCGATGTTCGCTAGGCCGATGACGCTCTGCGCCAGCACCAGCCCTACCAGTGCACGACTCCAGGCACGCACTTCGTCGGCCGGTCGCAAGTAAGCGACGAGGCCGGCGACGAGGATCAGGTATAGCCCCACCGAGACTGCAAGGAGCGGGTGGACACCCCGGACCTGCATGAGGAAGTGGGAGGTCGCGGGGACGCTCTGCTCCATCACCTGAGCCATGGTCGCAGGCGGGAAGAGCGTGTCGGCAAGGGCGGTAAGCGCACCGCTCACTCCTAGCAGCAGAGTTGCGATGATGCCGATCCACAGTCCCCAACCGACCGCGCCTTGCCCCCGCACGACGACCTTGCGTTCTGCACCGCCGTGCCAAGCCGCCATGGCCACGAGTGCGATGAGCAGGAAGGTGTTGGCGAGGTGCAGCGAGACCGCAAAAGCACGGAAAGCCGAGGCGTTGTCTTCGACCAGATCGAACTTGACCAGGCCCGCGCCGAGCAGCACTTCGATCACCATCACGATGAGCGCAAGCCCCGCATAGCGCCTGCCGGCATGACGAGGAGCGAAGCGCCGCCGTGACCACATGGCCAGAGCCATTACCATGAAGAAGGAAAGCGCGCTGGTGAGGCGGTGGGTCAGCTCCACGAAGAAGTGGAATGCCTTGTCCGGGTCAATCCCTTCATTGCTCCAGAAGGGCCACTGGTTACCCAGGCCCGCCCCCGAGCCGCTGGAACGGACGTACGCCCCCCAAGCGATGACGCCAAGGAGAACCGCGAGCGTCAGCCACGCAAAGTGGTGGAACTGGACCCTTCTCATTGAACCCCGCATCGTCCTCGGACTGCGGACGACTGGAACAGACGGCTAAGCCCCCGCCGACCGAAGCGAACCGAGGAAGGTTACCTATCGAGTTCGGCGCCGCGCAAGCCGGACCCAGTGGTGCCACAATCCACAACGACCCGCTGGGTCGAGGAGGCAGGACATGAACCTCGCGTGTATGGCGCTCGTTGCGGCGCTAGTAGCTCAGGCTCCGCTCTCGGAAACCCGAGAGCAATTCGACAAGCGGATGGCTTGGTGGCGAGAAGCGCGCTTCGGCATGTTCATCCACTGGGGCCTGTACGCCGTGCCTGCCGGCGTGTGGAACGGTGAACAGGTTCCTGGCGCGGGTGAGTGGATCATGTACACGAAGCGCATCCCGCGCGAGGAGTACGAGCCCTTGCTGACCCAGTTCAACCCGGTCAAGTACGACCCCGACACATGGGTTCGGCTGGCCAAAGAAGCAGGCATGAAGTACATCGTCATCACCTCCAAGCACCACGACGGCTTCTGTCTTTGGGACAGCAAGCACACCGAGTACGACGTGATGTCCACGCCCTACGGCCGCGATCTGCTGAAGCCGCTGGCCGAGGCGTGTCGAAGACACGGAGTTCGCCTCTGTTTCTACCACTCCATCATGGACTGGCACCACCCGGATGCCAACAAGGATCGGTGGCAGGAGTATGTGGCCGTTATGAAAGCTCAGCTTCGCGAGCTTATCGAGAACTACGGACCGCTCGGCGTGCTGTGGTTCGATGGCGAGTGGGTTGCCGAGTGGACGCCGGAGCAGGGCGCCGAGCTCTACGCCGAGCTTCGCCGCCTGCAGCCGGACCTGATCATCAACAACCGCATCGGAAAGAGCCGGATGATGCCGGGTGCCGGTGGCGTGGGGGATTTCGACACGCCGGAGCAATACATCCCCGGCACGGGCCTTCCCTTCGACTGGGAGTCGTGCATGACGATGAACGACACCTGGGGCTTCAAGCTGCACGATCACAACTGGAAGTCCACCGAGACGCTCATCCGCATGTTGGCGGACACTGCTTCCAAGGGTGGGAACTTCCTGCTGAACGTGGGCCCCACTGCCGAAGGCCTAATCCCCGAGCCGAGCGTGGAGAGGCTGCGTGCCATGGGCGCGTGGTTGCGGCGGAACGGCGAGGCCATATACGGCACTGGCCCTAGCCCCTTCCGCTCGCTGCCTTGGGGCCGCTGCACCACGAAGCCCGGGAAACTGTATCTGCACGTTTTCGACTGGCCGTCCAGCGGCCGCCTGACGGTTCCCGGGTTGAAGACACCGGTGGCCCGGGCGAGGTTGCTCGCGAACGGCGTGCCCATACCAGTGACGGCCCACACTAGCGGGGTTGATCTCCTCCTGCCGTCCGCCGCGCCGGACCCGGTGAACAGCGTGATCGTGTTGGAACTGGCAGGGCGGGTGGTCGTAGAAGCCGTGCCGATCCTGCAGAGGCCGAGCGGAGTAGTGACTCTGCGAGCTGCGGAAGCAGAGATCCTCGGTGAAAGCGCACGATACGAGAAAGGCGATGGCAAGGACAACATCGGCTTCTGGACATCGCAGAAGGATAGGGTGCAGTGGCTGTTCGAGCTTCGGCGTCCGGGCCGCTATACGGTGGAGGTAGTGTATGCGTGCGAAGACGGCTCGGCAGGTTCCGAGTACGAGGTGCGCGTGGGCGAAGCGACGGTGCGCGGTCGAGTGGGCGGCACCGGCGGTTGGGCGGCGTTTCGGACGGTCACGCTGGGCGCAATCGATCTCCGGACGCCGGGCACGATGACGCTGGAGGTCCGCCCGCTGAGCAAGCCGGGGAACGCGGTGATGAACCTTCAGCTCGTCAGGTTGTCACCCGCAGACTGAGGGGCTAGGACCGCCGTGCGGCATGAACCCATGCGAGTCCGGTTAGGCCTCCCGACGGAACCTCGGCCAGTGCACTGAGAATCCGCTGCCGGAGTGCAGGCCTCTCGTCCTCCGGTGTGCGCTCGAAGAGCGCCCCGATGGGTCCGGCCGTGGCGCGAAGGCGCTCCCAGGTCTGTTCGGGACCGCCGTCTTCCCAACCCGGGACGAGCACCGGCTCTTGTGCATAGGTGCGCCAACCTGCCTCCCTGAGCGCAGCCCGAACGGCGTCCGGGTCGGCCATGTGGAAGGCGCTGGGGTCGTCTGGCCCGGGTGGGTTGAGACCCTGATGCTCGATGAGGATTCGCGAAGGGACCTCGGACCACTGGTTCTGGCTAGCGGGTCCCCAGACTGCGATGCATAGCGTCCCCTCGGGCTGCACGACTTCTGCGATTCGCTGCAAGGCCAGCCCGACATCGGCGCAGAACATGATGCCCAGCCTGGAGTAGACCGCGTTGAAAGGTCGGGGCGTGTCCACGGGGTCCTCCGCACCGATGGCCTCGAACGCGACGTTGTGTAGGTCCTCACAGGCTCGCTCTGCTGCGGCAACCATTTCCGGCGCTAGGTCCGTGCCGACGACGTAGGCTGCGTGTGCTGCGAGTACTCTGGTCAGGCCGCCCGTGCCACAAGCGACATCGAGAATGCGGCCGCCCTGGGGTGGCGGAGCCAGACGCAGCATGGTAGAGGTGATGGGCTTGTAATGGTGTTCTAGCCAATCGGCGAGTTCGAGGCAGCCGGAAGCGGCGAAGTCCCAACAGCGGCGCTGGCGCTCCAGCCATTTTTCACGAGTCGCTCTCACCGCTATTCTCTTCCTCGTCTTCCTGCCAGTAGTAGATGATGATCCGGCCGTCGGGCATCTGCTGCACTTCTTTGCGCATCTGGTTTCCTCTTGCCTGGCGAGCGCTACTCCGCGATGATTTCCACGTTGGCGCGTGGGACAACCACTTCCTCGCCGTTTTGATTCAGCTTGGCGTACAGCACACGAACGTGGGCTCCGGACTCGATCTCGCGCAGCTCCGGCGGGAGCTGTGTGACCGTTGCGAGAGCGCCGAAATACGGCTCGCGGATGATGCGAATCGGCTTGCCGATTTCCAAGGTTTGGTCCTCTACGACCTCAGCGGCTCCACGCGGCTCGGACAACGGCACGATAATCTCCGGTCGGATGACGCCGGCGCGAATCTGCGTAGCCCCATTGATTGCCGCATCGCGGCCTTCGAGCGACTTCAGCAACCGGAAGGTGCGATCGGCCATACGCAGCATTCCGAAGCCTTCAGTGATGATGAGCGTCAGGGGGATTTTCTCTTGACCCGTGATGGCGACACCGATGTCGAAGCCGAGGTACTCGATCAGGTCGGAGTCCTTAACGCCCCCGCACACGATGCCCAACGCGCCGACCTCGACCGCCCGCTTGATGCCATCGGCAAGCACGCCTGCGCCGCCCACCAGCACCTTTCCTCTGTGTTCCTCGGAGATGTGACGTGGCTCGAGGATCGTATCCGGTCCCTCGACTGGCACCGCTAGCAATCCGTGCCTTTCGCCCCCGACTCCGAAAATTCCCTGTACGAATGCTCCTTCAGTCTCGATAACAGCGCCTTCGCCCTCCATCACCTCCACGACACGGCCCATGATGTAGGCCGTCTTCTCGATGGGAATGGGCGGCTCGCGGAGCGCCATATGACCGGATGCCTTGAACAGCGACTCGAATGTACCGTCACACGGAGCGGTTACACTGGCTTTGAACAGACCGAAGAAGCCCTTCGTCTCCGCGAGAAGCTGCCCCTTGGTAACTTTGTCCCCTTCCTTGACCAGAAGGTAGTTGTGGACCTCCTTGGACTCGACGCCGAGCAGTTCGGCCAACTTCACCGTCTGGATGATGCCGGGCAACTCTGCACGGGCCACGATCTGGTCGGGCTGGACTTGGTCGCCGACCTTAACCAGCACCTGGCCCTTGATGGGAAGAAGACGGGTCTTGCGGATTACGGCCTGACCGCTGACGGTCAGGCCCGGGGTATATGCGGTTCCCAACGGATCCTCCTGACTTCCCTGGGGTGTCGCGGCACGATGCCTTCGCACCGCCCTGCGCAAGTGGGGCACCCGAAACGCCGCCGGGGCGAAGAGTGTAGCACGGGCGAAGACACCGAAGTCAAACCAGGGCTCTCCGGGCCGATGCCGTGTTATAATGCCATCGTCTCTTCTTTTGCCGCGTAGTCCCGTGCGAGCCCTGCATCACTTTCTCAGTCGGTCGGTGGTAACGGGCCCACTCGGTGAACTGCATGGCAGAGGATGCGACACTCTCGGAGTGGAGAAATGCGTCCGCATCGTGGATCCCAATGAGGTCTTCGAGCGGACGCATCACGTTGTGGGTCTGTAGTTGCGGGAGGTCCCGGCTAGTTGCTGGGCTCCGCTGCCTGGGACACGACGGGCTCGGGGGTGACCTTCTCCGGTTCAACCTGCACCGGCGTCGTGGGAGCCGCTTGGCGGGGGCCGACGTGCACGATCCGAGTCGAGGGGTTGTACCGGCTGCGCCCGAGAAAGTCCTTTCGCACCAGCTTGTCCCCATCGTAGACGTAGCGCCATGCCGCGCAGCGGAATCCTGCGCCGCCCTTCTCTACGACCTTCTGCTGGCCTGGAGCGAGCGACGGATCGGGGATCGTCTTGGTCGTGTAGCCAGAGGATATCTTGTCGGTCACCACCAGCTTGTAGGTAAGTCCGCTCGGTGGCTTCGAGCCCAGCACGCGCACCGTGAGCCGTCCTGGCTTGTACTCGGTTACGAGTGCGATGGGCCCGCCGGTATCGTTCTCGAACTTCAGGTCTTTGTTCCCGAAGTCGACGGTCGCATCGAGTCCGACGGGGACATAGCCGACGACCATCTGGTGGTTGTGGCGCTCTCGAATCTTCAGGCCGGCAAGCAGCGCCGCATTGTAGGCGGTTGAAGACACCTGACATACGCCCCCGCCGATCCCCGGCACATGGCGCCCGTTGGCAAAGATGGGGGCAATCCGGAAGCCTCGTGAGGCAGAGCGCTTGCCAACGACGGTGTTGTACGAGAAAACTTCTCCCGGCAGAAGCACCACGCCGTTGATCTCCTCTGCCGCCAGCTTGATGTTGTGGCTCCGGGAGGTCTGTCCTGCGCGAAAGCTCGTGGTCTTGCTTGCCAGTTCGTAGCGGATGGAAGCAAGCGCCTTGTCCCGTTCATTCGGTTCGGGCGGCGCGAACGGTGCCTCGACGATACGCGCACGCGTGTAGACAGCCTGTTCGAGCCGCCTTAGCGCTTCCTCTGGGTCGAATGCGCGGCCCGGGTCGCCGTGCACGACCGAAATGGCGCCATCCACGTACAGGATGCGCGGTTTGCCGCGCGGGCGGTCATAGCGCGACATTTTCTTGACGAAATCGGCAAACGGCTGGTCCTCGACCACCCAGCGCAAACACTCCTCGGCAGAGATGGTCTTGCCAGGCCGGTTGGCCGGTACCCGGAACATCTTCACTCGCCGGGTCGCTGCGTCCAGGGAGGCTCTTGCGTCGACTCGAAGGCCAACCTCGTATGGAGAAACGGAGATAGTCGGCGTTGTGACGTCCGGCACCGACACTCGTATGCTCTCACGAAGCCTGGACTCCCAGTGGCGAAGGAGTTCGGTCTCGGCTTGGTCGCGGGTCAGGCCACCCACCGGAACGTCCGCTATGACGGTGCTGCTGGGGAAGCGCGGAGCCACCAGGGCCAGCCCAGCAGCACCGCCCACGGCGCCACAGGCCACGCACAACAGACCCCACAGCAGATATCGCTTCACGACTGTTCCACTCTACCTAGCTTCGCCTACGACTCCAGCTTCCAGGTCGTTCCAGTAGCCGAGTCCTCCAGAACGATGCCCAGTTGCTTCAGGTCCTCACGAACCATATCGGCGAGTTCGTATTGCTTCTGCTGTCGTAGCCTTGCTCTCCATGCAATCGCTTTCTCAATCAGACCACTGATCAGCTCGTCCGAGTGCGCGTTGGCACCCGAGTCGAGAGGCAACCCGAGGATGCCGGTCATGAAGCGTATCGCCTCGAGCAGCGACACGACTGATCTAGCCGCGTCCGGGTCCTCCGATGGGCTCGGTGCTTCGGAGAGCAGTTGGTTTAGCGCGCTGACTGCCTCGAACAGCGGTGCCAGCGCCTGTGCCGTGTTGAAATCGTCGTCCATAGCGGCCGAGAAGCGATCGATATAGGAGTTCGCGGCATCTGACGGCTCCGGCTTGCTGTCTCCGAGCCACCTAACTGCGTTGCGAACCGCGTTCTGGATGCGGCGGACGCCCGCCTCGGCCTGGTCCACGCGGTCGTAGCCAAACTCGAGTTCCGAGGTGTACGAGGTGCCGAGCAGGAACAAGCGGATGGCGCCGGGCGAATACCGGTCCACCACGTCGCGGAGCGCGGTCACGTTGCCGGTGGACTTGGACATCTTTTCGCCGCCGAGGGTTACCCGCCCCCAGTGCATCCAGTAGCGTGCGAAGGGACGACCGTCCAGATAGGCTTCCGACTGCGCGATCTCGTTCTCGTGGTGCGGGAACTTCAGGTCCGCGCCGCCCGCATGGATGTCGAAGCCCGGGCCGAGATACTTGATGCTTAGGGCGGAGCACTCGATGTGCCATCCCGGTCGGCCGGGGCCCCACGGGCTGTCCCAACTGGGTTCACCCGGCTTGGCTGCCTTCCACAGAGCGAAGTCCTTCGGGTCACGTTTGCGCTCGTCCACGGCCAGGCGCGCGCCTGCGATCATGTCGTCCGTCTTGCGCCCCGACAGCTTTCCGTACTGCTCGAACTTCTCCACCGAGTAATACACGTCACCGTCGAGCTCGTATGCGTATCCCTTCTCGATAAGGCGCTGAACCATCTCGATGATGGAATCCATGTTCTCGGTGACATACACCCACTTCGCCGGGATGACGCCGAGCTGTTCGAGGTCGTGGAGGTACTTCTCGCCGTACTTGCGTGCGACGTCCGCGGCTGATATACCTTCTTCCGCCGCACGGTTGATGATTTTGTCGTCCACATCGGTGAAGTTCTGGACGAACTCAACCTCATACCCTCGGTGGATGAACCAGCGGCGAACGGCATCGAAGAAGACCGCGCCACGCATGTGTCCCAGATGCGCGGGAGCCTGTGGCGTGAGGCCGCAGGCATAGATGGTGACCTTGCCTGGATCACGCGGGACGAACTCGGTCTTGGTGCGGGTCAGCGAGTTGTAGATCTTTATTTGCGCCATAACCTCGGACGGCGGCCGTTCGTTTCGGCAACGTCCTCGAGTCTCTGCTCGAGTTGCCTGATCCGCTCCGCGAGTTCGAGAATGGTCTCGTCCTCGGGGTCCAAGCGGTTCAGGACGTTGTCCATCACCGGCTCCTCCTGCGGAACCTTTCCGCCGTCGCGGATTATGACGCGTCCCGGTACTCCGACCACGGTGCAGTTCGGCGGCACGTCCTTGTTCACGACAGCGTTCGCACCGATTCTACAATGGTCGCCAATCGTAACGGGTCCTATGATCTTCGCGCCCATGCCGATCAGGACGCTGTTCCCAATGGTGGGGTGGCGCTTGGTTTTCTCCAGCGAGGTCCCGCCCAGGGTGACGCTGTGGTAGATGAGGCAGTCGTCGCCCACTTCGGCCGTCTCGCCGATGACGATTCCCATGCCGTGATCGATGAACACCCGTCGCCCGATCTTGGCCGCGGGATGGATCTCCACGCCGGTAAGGCTGCGGGATATGTTGGAGTACATTCTT from Fimbriimonadia bacterium includes:
- a CDS encoding protoheme IX farnesyltransferase encodes the protein MRRVQFHHFAWLTLAVLLGVIAWGAYVRSSGSGAGLGNQWPFWSNEGIDPDKAFHFFVELTHRLTSALSFFMVMALAMWSRRRFAPRHAGRRYAGLALIVMVIEVLLGAGLVKFDLVEDNASAFRAFAVSLHLANTFLLIALVAMAAWHGGAERKVVVRGQGAVGWGLWIGIIATLLLGVSGALTALADTLFPPATMAQVMEQSVPATSHFLMQVRGVHPLLAVSVGLYLILVAGLVAYLRPADEVRAWSRALVGLVLAQSVIGLANIALFTPHWLQMVHLVVADAMWIVLLLFSASAMLEHVPRTEHSTDVPPAPETPTASRATWRSYLLLTKPRVISLLLFTTVAAMFAAAQGWPGSGLLLAVLVGGYMAAGAANAINMAIDVDVDARMGRTSKRPTVTREVPPTSALIFGLVLALLSFIILTWAANLLAAMLALAGLVFYVIVYTLVLKRRTWHNIVIGGAAGSFPPLVGWAAVTGSLSPLAWLLFAIVFAWTPVHFWALSLLIRDDYARAGIPMAPVVLGERLTVVQIGLYALLTSIISLLPLVQRHTGLVYLGVVIALNLVLILRSALLLRTPDRPHALSLYKYSMLYLALLFLTLAIDRSL
- a CDS encoding alpha-L-fucosidase; translated protein: MNLACMALVAALVAQAPLSETREQFDKRMAWWREARFGMFIHWGLYAVPAGVWNGEQVPGAGEWIMYTKRIPREEYEPLLTQFNPVKYDPDTWVRLAKEAGMKYIVITSKHHDGFCLWDSKHTEYDVMSTPYGRDLLKPLAEACRRHGVRLCFYHSIMDWHHPDANKDRWQEYVAVMKAQLRELIENYGPLGVLWFDGEWVAEWTPEQGAELYAELRRLQPDLIINNRIGKSRMMPGAGGVGDFDTPEQYIPGTGLPFDWESCMTMNDTWGFKLHDHNWKSTETLIRMLADTASKGGNFLLNVGPTAEGLIPEPSVERLRAMGAWLRRNGEAIYGTGPSPFRSLPWGRCTTKPGKLYLHVFDWPSSGRLTVPGLKTPVARARLLANGVPIPVTAHTSGVDLLLPSAAPDPVNSVIVLELAGRVVVEAVPILQRPSGVVTLRAAEAEILGESARYEKGDGKDNIGFWTSQKDRVQWLFELRRPGRYTVEVVYACEDGSAGSEYEVRVGEATVRGRVGGTGGWAAFRTVTLGAIDLRTPGTMTLEVRPLSKPGNAVMNLQLVRLSPAD
- a CDS encoding class I SAM-dependent methyltransferase — its product is MRATREKWLERQRRCWDFAASGCLELADWLEHHYKPITSTMLRLAPPPQGGRILDVACGTGGLTRVLAAHAAYVVGTDLAPEMVAAAERACEDLHNVAFEAIGAEDPVDTPRPFNAVYSRLGIMFCADVGLALQRIAEVVQPEGTLCIAVWGPASQNQWSEVPSRILIEHQGLNPPGPDDPSAFHMADPDAVRAALREAGWRTYAQEPVLVPGWEDGGPEQTWERLRATAGPIGALFERTPEDERPALRQRILSALAEVPSGGLTGLAWVHAARRS
- a CDS encoding VanW family protein; the protein is MKRYLLWGLLCVACGAVGGAAGLALVAPRFPSSTVIADVPVGGLTRDQAETELLRHWESRLRESIRVSVPDVTTPTISVSPYEVGLRVDARASLDAATRRVKMFRVPANRPGKTISAEECLRWVVEDQPFADFVKKMSRYDRPRGKPRILYVDGAISVVHGDPGRAFDPEEALRRLEQAVYTRARIVEAPFAPPEPNERDKALASIRYELASKTTSFRAGQTSRSHNIKLAAEEINGVVLLPGEVFSYNTVVGKRSASRGFRIAPIFANGRHVPGIGGGVCQVSSTAYNAALLAGLKIRERHNHQMVVGYVPVGLDATVDFGNKDLKFENDTGGPIALVTEYKPGRLTVRVLGSKPPSGLTYKLVVTDKISSGYTTKTIPDPSLAPGQQKVVEKGGAGFRCAAWRYVYDGDKLVRKDFLGRSRYNPSTRIVHVGPRQAAPTTPVQVEPEKVTPEPVVSQAAEPSN
- a CDS encoding cysteine--tRNA ligase translates to MKIYNSLTRTKTEFVPRDPGKVTIYACGLTPQAPAHLGHMRGAVFFDAVRRWFIHRGYEVEFVQNFTDVDDKIINRAAEEGISAADVARKYGEKYLHDLEQLGVIPAKWVYVTENMDSIIEMVQRLIEKGYAYELDGDVYYSVEKFEQYGKLSGRKTDDMIAGARLAVDERKRDPKDFALWKAAKPGEPSWDSPWGPGRPGWHIECSALSIKYLGPGFDIHAGGADLKFPHHENEIAQSEAYLDGRPFARYWMHWGRVTLGGEKMSKSTGNVTALRDVVDRYSPGAIRLFLLGTSYTSELEFGYDRVDQAEAGVRRIQNAVRNAVRWLGDSKPEPSDAANSYIDRFSAAMDDDFNTAQALAPLFEAVSALNQLLSEAPSPSEDPDAARSVVSLLEAIRFMTGILGLPLDSGANAHSDELISGLIEKAIAWRARLRQQKQYELADMVREDLKQLGIVLEDSATGTTWKLES
- the cysE gene encoding serine O-acetyltransferase, with translation MNIFRMAAEDIRTVFRKDPAARNLLEVLTYPGLWAIWHYRTAHALWRLGLKTLARMYSNISRSLTGVEIHPAAKIGRRVFIDHGMGIVIGETAEVGDDCLIYHSVTLGGTSLEKTKRHPTIGNSVLIGMGAKIIGPVTIGDHCRIGANAVVNKDVPPNCTVVGVPGRVIIRDGGKVPQEEPVMDNVLNRLDPEDETILELAERIRQLEQRLEDVAETNGRRPRLWRK